The stretch of DNA ATGGGCCCCTACTGGGGTAACAGGCGCCACTGATGCATATTTTGTCCAACaaagatttagaaaaaaaagtgcCAAAGGAACACCTCAGTAGCTATTGCAATGAAAAAGTGAAATTAATATAAAAATCAGTTTTGAACTATTTTAGAGGAATCAAAATGTTCAAATGAATCAGCTGGGTGTTTTCTTTCAGCCACACTCACCGCCGACGCAGAGGGACGAGCTGCATGACCCATGCAGTTTCTACGACAACACCCAGAAACACAGGGACAAGGCAAATGGAGCGAAGAGGGGTCGAACAGCAGCGcccgtgctggtgctggtgctggcagACATGgtggtgttgctgctgatggTAGTGGCGCGCCCGGGGTCCGGCGACAAAAGGCTGCCCAGCGTGTCcctcaggaagctgctgaagctgctcagtGTTGTGAAGCTCATGATGCTTTGTCGTGTCCGCCTGTTTGGGTCTTCAAAGGAAAGAACCGCTGCCTGAACCCAAGCGCTGCCCATCTTGCACATCAGCGGGCCGCCTGAATCCCCCTGGACACACGGGTGGAGGCACGGGAGAGTGTTTGTTTGGTTCATAATGGCCACATGAATATAAGCTTTTAATCTAATCTAGGCTACATAGATGGAGGCAGCATTAGCatggcagcattagcattagccccTCACCTGCTCGAGGGTAAACGTTTCGGTGCAGATGTTCCCCCCCGACGACACGTTCCCGCAGTTTACCACTCTGGTCTGGAATTCCTGCAGACGTTGTTCTTCTAAAGTTTGGcgggaaacaaacaggaacGAAGCTGAGTCAAGTGTCGGTGGCAAGAGGCCGCACGCCTGCGGAGGCGACTGTGAACGGGCTCACCTCCGCCACGCTGGGCACTCCAGCCCGCAACCCAGCAGGTCAGGCCTTCGGCGAAGGTTTGTCCGCTGTCCAGACAAATGGGCTGGACGTAGTCGGACAGGGTGGGGCTGGTTTCCAAATGAAGCACGGCTACGTTTGACCCAGTGACGTTGCTGAGAGTGATATTTGTCACATTTGCTGTGGCCTCAAAGGGGTTGGATCCATTCTGATTCAAACGGCCCAGAATGACGGTCCACTCGGACGGTACCGGAGAGCTGTGGCACAATCATCTGGGTTAGGACGGGTGTTGCAGCCCAAACTCGGAAGGTTTTTAAAGAACAGCATGAGCATCAGTGTCACATGATCAACGCCTGTGCTGGATTAGATTACCAAAGCAAGCTCTCGTCTTAATTAGTAGTTTAGATTCTAATCACCCGGAGAAGCAGTTGGCGTTACTCAACACGGCATTGGCGGACACCAGGGTCCCCCCGCACACGTGGCTTCCGTTCTTCTGCAGGCTCGCCATCCACGGCCACGTGCCAGCTGTCACAGAACTCCCGTTCAATAAGCGGGAATTCAGCGGAGCGTTGCCGCAGAAAACCTCCTGGGGGGCTGGAGAAAAGCAAGTGAGGGTAAATATGCGGGTGGGGTGGATTAGCACAGACTAAAGCCAGCAAATCATGGCAGCGACTCACTGGGAGTGGGCGCTGGGACCGTGGGCAGACCAGCGCAGGTGATAGAAAGGTCTTCGTCGAtgccagaggaggtgaagaggaggaagcctgGCTGGTTGCTGGTGATGTGACTGTTGATCCAGGTTTTATACTGGGAGACCCGAGCGTACACGCCTGGAGTATCAGGTTGAGCGCAGCCGGTGCCGAAACTCACGATCCCCGCCTGGATCCAGCGACTGTTCTGCTTGATCACCAAAGGGCCTCCGGAATCCCCCTTCGGAAAAAGTATCATTAAGTAAATACTTGTGATCAAAAACATCTTTACGAGATCCAAAATATGGAGAAGAATATCACCTGACAAGAATCTTTGCCTCCGCTGCGCAACCCGGCGCAGACCATGTTGTCCGTTATCCTTCCCACTCCGTAGTTACAGTTACACTCCCTGTTCCCCCTGATgggcacctccacctccatcaggTTTCGGGGGAAGGGAAGAGGCACTAAAAACAATCGAATCATGTGGAGTCAAAAAAAAGTGGTGAAATTGTTTTAACCAGAAAAATCTGTCCTGTAAAAACCACGAGGTGATCTACGCGTCTAAACTCCATCGATGTGGGATTGCCGTAGCAACCAAATGCATCATTTTGCCGACAAATATTTGGGATTAGCGGCACAAAATCACAACCCCAATGTTCAGTGCTGCCCCGCTGGAAAAGGACATTGAAATACACTTAAAATAGCCGTCAATCGAACCCACCTCCCGATCCAATGTTGCCCCAGCCGGTGACCCAGGAGTCGGTGCCGGTGTGGAAGGTGCTCTCGGGGGCCGCCAGGCAGACCGGCTGGATGTAGTTGGTAAAAGACACCGTCGCTGCCAGTTGCAGCAGGGAGATGTCGTTGTTAATCGTAGTCGAGTCGTAGTCGGGATGATTGATGATCTGTGTGACTCTCAGCGCCTCCTCGTTGGGGTTGTCGCCCTGCTGGCTCTGACGACCCAGATACACGGTCACGTCGCTGGCTCTGACGCTGCCGAGGACAGAAGAGAAGCTGAAGTGAGTGGAGGCGTCCAGCACTCCCTCCCCACTGAGCTCACCCCCTCGTACTAACCCCTGAAAGCAGTGGGCTGCGCTCAGCACCCATCGGTTGTTGATGAGGGAGCCTCCACAGCGGTGACCCCCAGAGAAGTGCAGACTGGCCTGCCAGGGCCAGCTGCCCTCGGGGGCCACCTGTCCTCCCACGATCCTGCTGTTGATCTGAGGTCTTCCACACactgtggagagagagaaaagacaaaggCCAGCCTGAGCAGGAGTCTCC from Takifugu flavidus isolate HTHZ2018 chromosome 18, ASM371156v2, whole genome shotgun sequence encodes:
- the LOC130515390 gene encoding transmembrane protease serine 9-like produces the protein MALDRRIFVASLLILLTHESRSQEGVCGRPQINSRIVGGQVAPEGSWPWQASLHFSGGHRCGGSLINNRWVLSAAHCFQGVRASDVTVYLGRQSQQGDNPNEEALRVTQIINHPDYDSTTINNDISLLQLAATVSFTNYIQPVCLAAPESTFHTGTDSWVTGWGNIGSGVPLPFPRNLMEVEVPIRGNRECNCNYGVGRITDNMVCAGLRSGGKDSCQGDSGGPLVIKQNSRWIQAGIVSFGTGCAQPDTPGVYARVSQYKTWINSHITSNQPGFLLFTSSGIDEDLSITCAGLPTVPAPTPTPQEVFCGNAPLNSRLLNGSSVTAGTWPWMASLQKNGSHVCGGTLVSANAVLSNANCFSGSPVPSEWTVILGRLNQNGSNPFEATANVTNITLSNVTGSNVAVLHLETSPTLSDYVQPICLDSGQTFAEGLTCWVAGWSAQRGGEEQRLQEFQTRVVNCGNVSSGGNICTETFTLEQGDSGGPLMCKMGSAWVQAAVLSFEDPNRRTRQSIMSFTTLSSFSSFLRDTLGSLLSPDPGRATTISSNTTMSASTSTSTGAAVRPLFAPFALSLCFWVLS